In one window of uncultured Acetobacteroides sp. DNA:
- a CDS encoding alpha/beta hydrolase encodes MESKYAPRQITACGHTVRINNIEMYYEEYGVGNPLVLLHGFGGCSQNWHPFTSTLSERHRLIVVDLRGHGYSTNPENRFTHRDAASDVFLLLEKLGIDRFSAMGMSTGGMALLHMATSQPQRIESMVLISAASYFPDQARAIMRRASFGTMPQQVQEMYRECAKRGDEQIRQLIAQFNALHDNYDDMNFTAQCLSTITARTLVVHGDRDNFFPVEIPVSICRSIPNAELWIIPGGDHVPIYDSTVPFTSTALRFLDEQGRK; translated from the coding sequence ATGGAATCAAAGTACGCTCCTAGACAGATAACCGCTTGCGGGCACACCGTTCGGATTAACAACATTGAGATGTACTACGAGGAGTACGGTGTCGGAAATCCGTTAGTGCTCTTGCATGGTTTCGGTGGTTGTTCGCAAAACTGGCATCCTTTTACCTCCACGCTCTCCGAGCGCCATCGCCTGATTGTTGTAGATCTGCGTGGACATGGATACTCCACCAATCCCGAGAATAGGTTCACGCATCGGGACGCGGCTAGTGATGTGTTCCTGTTGCTCGAAAAGCTGGGGATAGATCGTTTCTCGGCGATGGGGATGAGCACTGGCGGTATGGCACTACTGCATATGGCAACGAGCCAACCCCAGCGCATCGAGTCAATGGTGCTAATCAGCGCAGCTTCCTATTTCCCCGATCAGGCAAGGGCCATTATGCGACGAGCTTCGTTTGGCACGATGCCCCAACAAGTGCAGGAAATGTATCGGGAATGCGCAAAACGTGGCGACGAACAGATTCGTCAGCTTATTGCGCAGTTCAATGCGCTACACGACAACTACGACGATATGAATTTCACGGCACAATGCTTGTCAACCATTACTGCACGTACCCTCGTTGTGCATGGCGATCGAGATAACTTTTTCCCCGTTGAGATTCCTGTAAGTATTTGCCGTTCTATACCAAATGCCGAGCTATGGATAATCCCTGGTGGCGACCACGTTCCCATTTATGATTCCACAGTTCCATTTACCTCTACAGCCCTGCGATTCCTTGATGAGCAGGGCCGCAAGTAG
- a CDS encoding putative glycoside hydrolase: MRKQSKGATCLGAVALLLGVLAAGSSHASRHALAGQSATEPVKGLYLSGWSAGNPSVLRHFVELANRTEINAYVIDVKEDDGRLSYPSQVKEVNKIGSWVKKYDPATIIAELHRNHIRAIGRIVCFKDPILPVKRPDLALKDRSGKVWKDNDGMPWLNPYNKGCWRYLVSIAKEAVALGFDEIQFDYVRFTQNGDLSTVDFGRSKQPRYAAINGFLAYARQQLPHVVLSADVFGIICESAGDTEGIGQYLELVGKDMDFLSPMIYPSHYACGQEVNEVAFPIPDLDPYGVVYNALCKTRSRVAPVKGYRATIRPYLQDFTASYLKPGTFQTYGAEQVRQQIKAVYDAGYQSWLFWNINGEYSEAAFLPKAAATLK; the protein is encoded by the coding sequence ATGAGGAAACAATCGAAAGGAGCAACTTGTTTAGGAGCTGTAGCGCTTCTTCTAGGCGTACTTGCAGCCGGTAGCTCGCATGCATCGCGCCATGCGTTGGCGGGTCAGAGCGCCACTGAGCCCGTTAAGGGGCTGTACCTCTCGGGGTGGAGCGCCGGCAACCCCAGCGTGCTGCGCCACTTTGTAGAGCTGGCCAACCGCACCGAGATCAACGCCTACGTTATCGACGTAAAGGAGGACGACGGCCGCCTCAGCTACCCCTCGCAGGTGAAGGAGGTGAACAAAATCGGGAGCTGGGTGAAGAAGTACGACCCGGCCACCATCATCGCCGAGCTGCACCGGAACCACATACGGGCAATTGGCCGAATCGTCTGCTTCAAGGACCCCATCCTCCCCGTAAAAAGGCCCGACCTGGCCCTGAAGGATAGGAGCGGAAAGGTGTGGAAGGATAACGACGGCATGCCGTGGCTTAACCCCTACAACAAGGGGTGCTGGCGGTACCTGGTAAGCATCGCCAAGGAGGCGGTGGCGCTGGGCTTCGACGAGATTCAGTTCGACTACGTCCGCTTCACCCAAAACGGCGACCTCTCCACCGTCGACTTCGGCCGCTCGAAGCAGCCCCGCTACGCGGCGATCAATGGCTTTTTGGCCTACGCGCGCCAGCAGCTGCCCCATGTCGTTCTTTCGGCCGATGTGTTTGGCATCATCTGCGAGAGCGCCGGCGATACCGAGGGGATTGGCCAGTACCTGGAACTTGTCGGAAAGGATATGGACTTCCTATCGCCGATGATCTACCCCTCGCACTACGCCTGCGGGCAGGAGGTAAACGAGGTGGCCTTCCCCATACCCGACCTAGATCCCTATGGGGTGGTGTACAATGCGCTCTGCAAAACAAGGTCGAGGGTTGCCCCTGTGAAGGGCTACCGCGCCACCATCCGCCCCTACCTGCAGGATTTTACCGCCAGCTACCTGAAGCCGGGAACCTTCCAAACCTACGGTGCCGAGCAGGTACGGCAGCAGATAAAGGCCGTTTACGATGCCGGCTACCAGAGTTGGCTATTTTGGAATATCAACGGCGAGTACTCGGAGGCGGCATTCCTGCCCAAAGCTGCCGCAACGTTGAAATAA
- a CDS encoding DUF4476 domain-containing protein, giving the protein MKKLLLVAIVICGAYIADAQSIQTNIERIQSELDKILIEANSLPAYKRSAISASIINIKQMLGSNAPDPRNTGRHPQEGTMINQEFDGFLLVIKQTSPFDTQLMQISRRARSTRFYMDQIHDILKLFNFSSERDKVRDILLPRAIDPENVRLLYDMYPFSSEQKKLDEILYQLPN; this is encoded by the coding sequence ATGAAAAAACTTCTACTTGTTGCTATTGTAATTTGCGGGGCATACATCGCCGATGCCCAATCGATCCAAACCAACATTGAGCGCATCCAGAGCGAGCTCGATAAGATATTGATAGAGGCCAACAGCCTCCCTGCCTACAAGCGTAGCGCCATCTCGGCCAGCATCATCAACATTAAGCAGATGCTCGGATCTAACGCCCCCGATCCGAGAAACACCGGCCGCCACCCTCAGGAGGGAACTATGATCAACCAAGAATTCGACGGCTTCCTTCTAGTCATTAAGCAAACCAGTCCGTTTGACACCCAGCTTATGCAGATTAGCAGGAGGGCTCGCAGCACCCGCTTCTACATGGATCAGATTCACGATATCCTAAAGCTGTTCAACTTTAGCAGCGAGCGCGATAAGGTGCGGGATATCCTGCTTCCTAGGGCCATCGATCCCGAAAATGTGCGCCTGCTCTACGACATGTACCCCTTCTCCAGCGAGCAAAAGAAACTCGACGAGATTTTATACCAGCTCCCAAACTAA
- a CDS encoding AMP-binding protein, with amino-acid sequence MKTIIDLFEESVKKYPDLPYLWEKTNGAFKPTSYSQTKEQVRSFAAGLMAIGVEKEDKVAILAEGCNAWMISELGIFYAGAVDVPLSIKLEESSDLMFRLEHSESRFIVVSGNQLPKIRKIVGSLPSIRKVIVIDKASNLAENEILWDDVKRMGDEFLGDAANQEHLNERIASVKPESFANITYTSGTTADPKGIILTHGNYTSNVEQALSLMDIPVGYKTLLILPLDHCFAHVAGMYSFMACGASIGTVQVGRTPMETLKNIPINIKEFKPNLLLSVPALAKNFKKNIENGIRAKGKVTETLFKVGLMVAYAYNKEGFNKGAGLRFLLKPLVSLFDKIIFSKLREVFGGELDFFIGGGALLDIELQRFYYAIGIPMYQGYGLSEATPIISSNAAKKHKLGSSGFLVKPMELKIMDDGGNSLPVGEKGEIVIRGGNVMHGYWRNEKATAETVIDGWLHTGDMGYMDKDGFLYVMGRFKSLLIGSDGEKYSPEGIEEALVAHCKLVDQVILYNSQNAYTIALIVSNKEAMKRYVNSHQHHHKGWDSVDGKKHAIEELNKEIAQFRKGGHFAGMFPERWIPASFAILPEAFTEQNGMMNSTMKIVRGKVEAAYKDTIESMYKSNGKYIYSDYNIKSLS; translated from the coding sequence ATGAAGACAATTATCGACCTTTTTGAAGAAAGCGTAAAGAAATATCCAGATCTTCCATACCTGTGGGAAAAGACAAATGGAGCGTTTAAGCCTACCTCGTACTCGCAGACTAAGGAGCAGGTTCGAAGTTTTGCTGCTGGGCTTATGGCTATTGGAGTTGAAAAAGAGGATAAGGTTGCAATCCTTGCCGAAGGGTGCAATGCTTGGATGATATCGGAGCTCGGCATCTTTTATGCTGGAGCGGTAGATGTTCCTCTTTCAATTAAACTAGAGGAGTCTAGCGATTTGATGTTCCGGTTGGAGCATTCCGAGTCGAGGTTTATTGTAGTTTCAGGCAATCAACTTCCAAAAATCAGGAAGATTGTTGGAAGTCTTCCCAGCATTCGTAAGGTTATTGTTATTGACAAGGCTAGCAACCTCGCCGAAAACGAAATTCTTTGGGATGATGTAAAAAGAATGGGAGATGAGTTTCTGGGTGATGCCGCTAATCAGGAACACCTCAATGAGCGCATTGCATCGGTAAAGCCCGAGAGCTTCGCCAATATCACCTATACATCGGGAACTACGGCAGATCCTAAGGGGATTATCCTTACTCATGGCAACTACACCTCAAACGTAGAGCAGGCACTTTCGCTTATGGATATTCCTGTTGGCTACAAAACGCTGCTCATCCTTCCGCTTGATCATTGCTTTGCGCATGTGGCCGGAATGTACAGCTTTATGGCTTGCGGTGCCAGCATAGGCACCGTTCAGGTGGGGCGTACGCCAATGGAAACGCTCAAAAACATCCCAATAAACATAAAGGAATTTAAGCCAAACCTGCTGCTGAGCGTACCTGCGTTGGCCAAGAACTTCAAGAAAAATATTGAAAACGGTATAAGGGCAAAGGGAAAAGTAACAGAGACGCTCTTTAAGGTGGGGCTTATGGTGGCCTACGCCTACAATAAGGAGGGTTTTAATAAGGGGGCTGGTTTACGCTTCTTGCTTAAGCCGCTGGTTTCGCTCTTTGATAAGATCATCTTCTCGAAGCTACGCGAGGTTTTTGGCGGCGAACTCGACTTCTTTATTGGTGGTGGGGCGCTGCTTGATATTGAGTTGCAACGTTTCTACTACGCCATTGGCATTCCGATGTATCAGGGGTACGGGCTGTCGGAGGCAACGCCTATCATATCGTCGAATGCTGCAAAGAAGCATAAGCTGGGTTCTTCGGGATTTCTTGTAAAGCCAATGGAACTAAAAATTATGGACGACGGTGGAAACTCATTACCGGTTGGCGAAAAGGGAGAGATCGTTATAAGAGGTGGTAATGTGATGCATGGCTACTGGCGAAACGAGAAGGCTACTGCCGAAACCGTTATTGATGGTTGGCTGCATACTGGCGATATGGGCTACATGGATAAGGATGGATTCCTCTACGTTATGGGCCGCTTTAAGAGCTTGCTGATTGGGTCGGATGGCGAGAAGTACAGCCCCGAAGGAATAGAGGAGGCTTTGGTTGCCCACTGTAAGCTTGTCGATCAGGTGATCCTCTATAATTCTCAAAATGCCTATACCATTGCGCTGATTGTTTCAAACAAGGAGGCGATGAAGCGCTACGTGAACAGCCACCAGCATCATCATAAAGGATGGGATTCGGTAGATGGGAAGAAGCACGCCATTGAGGAACTGAACAAGGAGATTGCCCAATTCCGTAAGGGAGGGCACTTTGCCGGTATGTTCCCCGAGCGCTGGATTCCGGCTAGCTTCGCCATTCTTCCCGAAGCCTTTACCGAGCAAAATGGCATGATGAACAGCACCATGAAGATTGTTCGCGGAAAGGTGGAGGCTGCCTACAAGGATACCATCGAGAGCATGTACAAATCGAACGGAAAGTACATCTATAGCGATTACAACATAAAATCGTTGTCGTAA
- the dapB gene encoding 4-hydroxy-tetrahydrodipicolinate reductase has product MKIALVGYGKMGKEIERIAIERGHNITIIIDQNNSEDITSPSFKQADVAIEFTTPYSALTNIRACVDSNVPVVCGSTGWHDHLAEVTEYVKGRNGALFYASNFSLGVNIFFKVNQYLASVMAKFTDYSVEVEEWHHNQKLDSPSGTAITIAEDILKSYPDKTEWVNQSITDKSKLGIISIRKGEIPGTHTVSYTNPVDSISITHEAKSRQGLALGAVLAAEFVAGKTGIFTMNDLLAL; this is encoded by the coding sequence ATGAAAATTGCACTTGTCGGGTATGGAAAGATGGGCAAGGAAATCGAAAGAATTGCCATAGAGAGAGGACACAACATCACAATCATCATCGATCAAAATAATTCTGAAGATATTACCTCTCCTTCGTTTAAACAGGCCGATGTTGCAATTGAATTCACCACCCCCTACTCGGCGCTTACCAACATCCGCGCCTGTGTAGATTCAAACGTACCCGTTGTTTGCGGATCGACAGGATGGCACGACCACCTTGCGGAAGTAACAGAGTACGTAAAGGGCCGTAACGGTGCGCTTTTTTACGCGTCGAACTTTAGCCTAGGGGTGAACATCTTTTTCAAGGTTAACCAGTACCTTGCCTCCGTAATGGCAAAGTTTACCGACTACTCGGTTGAAGTTGAAGAATGGCACCACAACCAAAAGTTGGATTCGCCTAGCGGAACAGCCATCACCATTGCCGAGGATATCCTTAAAAGCTACCCCGACAAAACGGAATGGGTAAACCAATCGATAACCGACAAGAGCAAGCTGGGCATCATCTCCATTCGCAAGGGTGAAATACCAGGAACGCATACCGTTTCGTACACCAATCCAGTCGATTCGATTTCGATTACCCACGAGGCCAAGAGCCGCCAGGGGTTAGCCCTTGGAGCCGTACTTGCCGCCGAATTTGTTGCTGGGAAAACCGGTATATTTACCATGAACGATCTTCTGGCCCTATAA
- the rplT gene encoding 50S ribosomal protein L20 yields the protein MPRSVNSVASRARRKKILKRTKGQFGARKNVWTVAKNSWEKGQTYAYRDRKAKKRSFRALWIVRINAAARMHGFSYSEFMGKIKKSGVALNRKVLADLALNHPTAFDAIVATLK from the coding sequence ATGCCAAGATCAGTCAATTCCGTAGCTTCAAGAGCTAGAAGAAAGAAAATCTTAAAGCGTACCAAAGGTCAATTTGGTGCAAGAAAAAATGTTTGGACCGTTGCGAAAAACTCGTGGGAAAAGGGTCAAACCTATGCTTACCGCGACCGTAAGGCTAAAAAACGCAGCTTCCGCGCACTTTGGATCGTGAGAATTAACGCAGCAGCTCGCATGCACGGATTCAGCTACTCTGAATTCATGGGCAAGATTAAGAAGAGCGGTGTTGCTCTAAACCGTAAGGTTTTAGCAGACCTAGCTCTAAATCACCCAACTGCTTTCGATGCTATCGTTGCAACATTGAAGTAG
- the thrS gene encoding threonine--tRNA ligase has product MIKITFPDNSVKEYPAGSTSMDIAKSISPRLAQDVLAATVNGQVWDLTRPITTDSTLKLHKWEDAEGKHAFWHSSAHLMAEALEAIYPGIKLAIGPSIENGFYYDVDLEGHQIVEAELAKIEEKMLELARTKSPFVRTEVSKDEALKTYTEKGDPYKVELIQDLTDGTITFYTQGNFTDLCRGPHLPDTGSIKAVKLTSIAGAYWRGNEKNKMLTRIYGITFPQKKLLDEYLVMLEEAKKRDHRKLGKELELFTFSQRVGQGLPLWLPKGAELRARLEDFLKKIQKKYGYQQVITPHIGQKDLYVTSGHYAKYGKDSFQPIHTPDETEEFLLKPMNCPHHCEIYKAKPRSYKDLPLRLAEFGTVYRYEQSGELHGLTRVRGFTQDDAHLFCRPDQLKDEFMKVIDIVLYIFKTLDFKDYTAQISLRDKVNREKYIGTEENWEKAEQAIIEAAAEKGLNTVVEYGEAAFYGPKLDFMVKDAIGRKWQLGTIQVDYNLPERFDLEYIGSDDKRHRPIMIHRAPFGSMERFVAVLLEHTSGKFPLWLTPEQVVVLPISEKYNEYAENVLNLLNNSDIRAVLDDRNEKIGKKIRDNELKKIPYLLVVGEKEAETQSVAVRKQGEGDKGSMTIEQFASLIKTEVENQIASK; this is encoded by the coding sequence ATGATAAAAATTACCTTTCCTGACAATAGTGTCAAGGAGTATCCGGCAGGAAGTACCAGCATGGATATAGCAAAATCAATCAGCCCACGCTTGGCTCAAGATGTACTAGCGGCAACCGTTAATGGACAAGTTTGGGATTTGACGCGCCCAATAACGACCGACTCTACATTGAAGCTTCACAAGTGGGAAGATGCAGAGGGTAAGCATGCCTTTTGGCATTCTTCGGCACACCTTATGGCCGAAGCACTCGAAGCCATTTACCCAGGCATCAAGTTAGCCATCGGGCCCAGCATCGAAAATGGTTTCTACTACGATGTCGACCTAGAAGGGCATCAAATCGTTGAGGCAGAACTAGCGAAGATCGAGGAGAAAATGCTCGAGTTGGCAAGAACCAAATCGCCATTCGTGCGCACCGAAGTTTCGAAAGACGAGGCACTAAAGACATATACAGAAAAGGGAGACCCTTACAAGGTTGAGCTTATTCAGGATCTCACCGATGGAACAATCACGTTCTACACTCAAGGCAACTTCACAGACCTTTGCCGTGGTCCACACCTTCCAGACACTGGATCTATTAAAGCAGTAAAATTAACCAGCATTGCAGGTGCTTACTGGCGTGGGAATGAAAAGAACAAGATGCTTACCCGTATCTACGGCATCACCTTCCCTCAAAAGAAACTTCTTGATGAGTATTTGGTAATGCTCGAAGAAGCTAAGAAGCGCGACCACCGTAAGCTCGGAAAAGAGTTGGAGTTATTCACCTTCTCGCAACGAGTAGGTCAAGGACTACCCTTATGGCTTCCTAAGGGAGCAGAACTTCGCGCTCGTCTTGAAGACTTCCTTAAAAAAATACAAAAGAAGTACGGCTACCAGCAGGTAATCACCCCACATATCGGACAAAAGGATCTATATGTAACTTCGGGACACTACGCTAAGTACGGCAAGGACTCGTTCCAACCTATTCATACTCCCGACGAAACTGAGGAATTCCTGCTTAAGCCAATGAACTGCCCTCACCACTGTGAAATTTATAAGGCTAAGCCACGTTCGTACAAGGATCTTCCTCTCCGCCTCGCTGAGTTTGGAACTGTTTACCGCTACGAGCAAAGCGGCGAACTTCACGGGTTGACAAGAGTGAGAGGCTTTACCCAAGATGACGCCCACCTTTTCTGCCGTCCCGACCAGCTGAAGGATGAATTCATGAAGGTTATCGACATCGTACTTTACATCTTCAAGACTCTTGACTTTAAAGATTACACCGCACAGATCTCGCTTCGCGACAAGGTAAACCGCGAGAAGTATATCGGAACGGAAGAGAACTGGGAAAAGGCAGAGCAAGCCATTATCGAAGCAGCCGCTGAGAAAGGGCTTAACACCGTAGTCGAATATGGTGAAGCTGCATTCTACGGTCCAAAACTCGACTTCATGGTTAAGGATGCGATTGGTCGTAAGTGGCAGCTAGGAACCATTCAGGTAGACTACAACCTTCCTGAACGTTTTGACCTTGAGTATATCGGCAGCGACGATAAGCGCCACCGCCCAATTATGATTCACCGAGCACCATTTGGTTCGATGGAACGTTTTGTGGCAGTATTGCTTGAGCATACCAGCGGAAAATTCCCACTGTGGCTTACCCCAGAGCAGGTTGTTGTCCTTCCAATCAGCGAAAAGTATAACGAATACGCAGAAAATGTTTTAAATTTGCTGAATAATTCCGATATTCGTGCCGTTTTAGACGACCGTAACGAAAAGATTGGCAAGAAGATTCGCGACAACGAGTTGAAGAAAATACCTTATCTTTTGGTAGTTGGGGAAAAAGAAGCAGAAACCCAAAGCGTTGCTGTCCGCAAGCAAGGCGAAGGCGATAAGGGTTCTATGACAATCGAACAATTCGCATCGCTGATTAAAACAGAGGTTGAGAATCAAATTGCCAGTAAATAA
- the infC gene encoding translation initiation factor IF-3 produces the protein MSALQKSGKGPYKPQNKDKDEGFKINEAISARQVRLVGDNIENPGIFSIADARKLAYDQELDLVEITPNADPPVCRIIDYQKFLYQQRKKQKEIKAKASKVIVKEIRFGPNTDDHDFNFKLKHAENFLKEGSKVKAFVFFKGRSILFKEQGEILLLRFAQELEEIGKVEQLPKLEGKRMIMFLAPKAAKKK, from the coding sequence ATTAGCGCACTACAGAAATCCGGGAAAGGCCCTTATAAGCCACAGAATAAAGATAAAGATGAGGGCTTCAAGATCAACGAAGCAATTTCTGCAAGGCAGGTTCGTCTCGTTGGCGACAACATTGAAAATCCAGGCATCTTCTCGATAGCCGATGCCCGCAAGTTGGCTTACGATCAAGAACTAGATTTGGTTGAGATTACGCCTAATGCAGATCCACCGGTTTGTCGTATTATCGACTACCAAAAATTTTTGTATCAACAAAGGAAGAAGCAGAAGGAGATCAAGGCAAAAGCATCCAAGGTTATTGTTAAAGAAATAAGATTTGGTCCAAACACCGACGATCATGACTTTAACTTTAAGCTTAAGCACGCCGAGAACTTTCTAAAAGAAGGTTCGAAGGTTAAGGCTTTTGTATTCTTCAAAGGACGCTCCATCCTGTTTAAGGAACAGGGGGAAATCTTACTCCTTCGTTTTGCGCAAGAGTTGGAAGAAATTGGCAAGGTTGAGCAGCTGCCAAAACTCGAAGGTAAGCGTATGATTATGTTTCTCGCTCCTAAGGCTGCTAAGAAGAAGTAA
- the rpmI gene encoding 50S ribosomal protein L35 — protein MPKMKTNAGAKKRFQLTGTGKIKRKHAFKRHILTKKDTKRKRNLTHIGLVHPADMNNIKLLLVL, from the coding sequence ATGCCAAAGATGAAAACAAACGCTGGTGCTAAGAAGAGATTTCAGCTCACCGGCACCGGAAAAATCAAAAGAAAGCACGCTTTCAAACGTCACATTCTTACCAAGAAGGACACTAAGCGTAAGCGCAATCTTACACACATCGGTTTGGTTCACCCAGCTGATATGAACAACATCAAGCTTCTGCTTGTACTTTAA
- the lepB gene encoding signal peptidase I: protein MKKIKEILSNKWFKFGYITIAYLLFILWLRNPWLIIGVAVIYDMYITKKVNWTFWKPRNYKQSGKRSAVVEWVDAIVFAVIAASIIRIFFIEAYVIPSPSMEKTLLVGDYLFVSKTAYGPRVPNTPISFPFVHHSLPFTNNQTKSFLTWIQWPYKRLAGFGEVKRNDVVVFNFPEGDTVVLQNQEVSYYRLVREQGRDFVWNNNDIIVRPVDKKENYIKRCVAVGGDYLQVKNGQLFINGKPSELFKGQQSTFIVRTNGTPINPSVFENLGISQENYQIIPEQSAYYINTTHENISKIKSVENVVFVSENLNTDYDQAQIDIFPHNKGFRWTEDNFGPLWVPKKGATIKLTPQNWPLYERVIGVYEQNKVEVKAGSGIYINGKLANSYTFKMNYYFMMGDNRHNSADSRFWGFVPEDHVVGKASFIWFSVDNQKGLLGGIRWSRIFRGIH, encoded by the coding sequence ATGAAGAAGATAAAAGAAATTCTTTCGAACAAATGGTTTAAGTTCGGCTATATCACCATAGCCTACCTCCTATTTATCCTTTGGCTAAGAAACCCTTGGCTGATCATTGGCGTTGCCGTTATCTACGACATGTACATCACTAAAAAGGTGAACTGGACTTTTTGGAAGCCAAGAAACTACAAGCAAAGCGGCAAGAGAAGCGCAGTTGTAGAATGGGTTGACGCCATCGTGTTTGCGGTGATTGCAGCATCAATAATCCGCATTTTCTTCATCGAAGCATACGTTATTCCATCGCCATCGATGGAGAAAACATTGCTCGTAGGCGACTACCTTTTTGTGAGCAAAACCGCCTACGGGCCAAGAGTTCCCAATACTCCGATATCATTCCCGTTTGTTCACCATTCGCTACCATTTACGAATAACCAAACCAAGTCTTTCCTAACCTGGATTCAGTGGCCCTACAAGCGCCTGGCGGGTTTTGGAGAGGTAAAGAGAAACGATGTTGTCGTATTCAACTTCCCTGAAGGTGACACGGTGGTGCTCCAAAACCAGGAGGTTAGCTACTACCGGCTTGTCCGCGAGCAAGGCCGCGACTTTGTATGGAACAACAACGACATCATTGTGCGCCCTGTTGACAAAAAGGAGAACTACATAAAGAGATGTGTAGCCGTTGGCGGCGACTACCTCCAGGTTAAGAACGGCCAGCTCTTTATCAACGGAAAGCCTTCCGAACTTTTCAAAGGGCAGCAAAGCACGTTTATTGTTCGAACCAATGGCACGCCTATAAATCCATCGGTATTTGAGAACCTCGGCATTAGCCAGGAAAACTACCAAATCATTCCGGAGCAATCGGCCTACTACATCAACACAACGCACGAGAACATCAGCAAGATAAAGAGCGTAGAGAATGTAGTATTTGTAAGCGAGAATCTAAACACGGATTACGATCAGGCTCAAATTGACATATTTCCCCACAACAAAGGCTTTAGGTGGACGGAGGATAACTTTGGCCCACTTTGGGTTCCTAAAAAGGGAGCAACCATCAAGCTTACCCCTCAGAACTGGCCGCTTTACGAGCGCGTAATTGGCGTTTACGAGCAGAATAAGGTGGAGGTTAAGGCTGGCTCTGGCATCTACATCAACGGGAAGCTGGCCAACAGCTACACCTTTAAGATGAACTACTACTTTATGATGGGCGATAACCGGCACAACTCTGCCGATTCGCGCTTCTGGGG